The following proteins come from a genomic window of Macrobrachium nipponense isolate FS-2020 chromosome 18, ASM1510439v2, whole genome shotgun sequence:
- the LOC135196509 gene encoding RNA-binding protein 33-like, with protein sequence MPKKVSGRRTMAKHWNQTTELHKGLHSRYPARNPQTTTERLQQQHKPPHNTHIPQHLPQQNPPKNKPPHQQNSHPSEPTEYNPPPLQQQQTTANTDTQDPRYRQQGKTPHIKDAIHYTTTNTRPKQQNTTTEPQDRHKQMETNNTPHLLKNPNVLYAKSTRKNTLLPTPPNHMNTPPPQTSPVTTSKEACTTQQLKQAAQEAIQLKPTTSTLQMVSRPQRPSGSRSGLIKNTQRKLEAPPTMLTLRQS encoded by the exons ATGCCGAAGAAGGTATCAGGAAGACGGACCATGGCAAAGCACTGGAACCAAACGACAGAATTACATAAAGGACTCCATAGCAGATACCCA GCCAGAAACCCCCAGACCACCACAGAACGCTTGCAACAGCAACACAAACCACCCCACAACACCCATATACCTCAACACCTACCACAACAAAACCCACCAAAAAACAAACCACCCCACCAACAAAATTCACATCCTTCAGAACCAACGGAATACAACCCACCTCCACTACAGCAACAACAAACCACAGCCAACACAGACACACAAGACCCCAGATATAGGCAGCAGGGAAAAACCCCCCACATCAAAGACGCAATCCActacacaacaacaaacacaagacCAAAACAACAGAACACTACCACAGAGCCCCAGGACAGACACAAACAAATGGAAACAAACAACACGCCACACCTCCTCAAAAACCCCAACGTCCTTTACGCAAAATCAACTCGGAAAAACACCCTACTTCCAACACCACCCAATCACATGAacacacccccaccccaaacTTCACCCGTGAC CacaagcaaggaagcatgcaccacccaacagttaaagcaagcagcacaagaagcaatacagTTGAAACCCACAACATCTACTTTACAGATGGTCAGTAGACCTCAGCGTCCCAGCGGCAGCCGCAGTGGTCTAATCAAAAAcactcaaaggaagctggaggctccTCCGACAATGCTCACACTAAGACAGAGCTGA